In Podarcis raffonei isolate rPodRaf1 chromosome 8, rPodRaf1.pri, whole genome shotgun sequence, the genomic window aattattacataTGTAAAAAGGGAGGCTTGGGCGGTGGTGAGTTGGGGCGGCACCTTCCCATTTCATATTGGATGACGAAACAGGATGGCACTGTCCTTGCCCGTCCCTAAAAAATGCCATCTAAGAATTGGAAAGGAATTCCTGCAGCAGggcactttccctcccctccccttcttgaaTGTACACTCTGTAAAATGGAAGGCCCTGCAGTATGAGGAGACCAGTCTTATAGCACACAGTCAACCCAAGTGGAGGCGACGATCTTCTTGTCATTGCCCCAGGCCCATCCTTGAAACTACAGTCTGTAAAGAGGAAAGAAGGAGACACTCTAAGCAGAACAGGAGGAGaaaactgccttctactgagctcattcacagggctgtcttaagcatatgcagtgctggggtgcaaagatccacctggtGCCCctaggttgcccagagttgtcgaccttttttggggggggaccccaaagttgttggcttttaaaaaaagaaatagttgTTTACCTTTAGAACCTTTAAAACAGTTGTGGGACATAGGGACTCACAGCGCCAACCAAAAGGGGTGCCAGTGCCCCACACACAGGGGCATATGAAGGGGGGTTCCATGCTGAGGGGGATAAAATGTCGGTCAGCATGCACAGTCACCCCgctgtctgcccgctgcctccctcTGCATGGCGGTTAACTGTTTTGGCTGCGTgtgcagcacctggagggccgTGTAACGTTGTGGGCACTGTGCGATGCATCCTGTTGCATGCGCCAAGCTGCGGGTTCCTTTGTTGGCTTTTCCGCTGTCAGTACACGTTCCCAGCGCTGTCCAGTGTGGGGTGCCAGTGCAGAACGATGGGGAATGCAAGCAGCGTCGGAGGCAACATCTCCGGACAGGATCCGTGTGCTCCTATTCGCTGGGTTTTGTTGCTGCCTTCAGTGCTGTTGGCGTGCGGCGGATCCCGCCACAATGTTACACGACGCTCTGGGTGCGGCGCCCAAACAGTTAGTTGCCATGTAGCTGGGGCAAGAGCCAACAGCCGAGTGGAGCTGAGCCTGTTGGAGTGccgcaggctcttctgctgctgcgGCTTGGCGCGAGTTCGGGGGCAAGCgttggagtctggggaagagccacctgcagcagaagagctggCGGTGCTCCAACAGGCTCTGCTCCGCTTGACTGTCGATGACTCTTCCTCGGACTCCAACGCTCagccccggactctcagcctggtgtctctgagagcccggcgccctgGTGCCATGCACCCCTAGTGCCAATggttaagatggccctgctcctggtgctattaacaataatctttctagttggttaattggttcagcAACTTTCATGCACATGATGtatgatgctaattatttcccccaagagttaaatgataactaaccagaggcagctacaggagagctatgagattcaggcgagggtcagatgccttgtcaatcccagcaggtatataagaggacgagCCGGCCTGCCCACCATTCTCCTAGAGAAGAGAAGCCTAGCATGGAAGACTTGTGTATAGTATGCAGATCTTAAAGGGCCacaaagggtaaaccacccaaaaggtatgctgaagagTTTGCCAAAACAGTCATAGCAGATACAGCTGTTGTTAGTAACTCAGAGAAGGTTTGGGAACCTTCAATCTTCCAAGAGGTTCAAAGTTTAACCtcagaggatgctgagccatggttaaatgccatgaaggctgaacttgattccttagagaggaacaagacATGGGAACTAGTTCCAGGCCTACTCAGGCCACAAAAGATTTACAAAGgtcagttattgcaaaagttatTCAGtgtttattttatgcatttttttaaatcaccatggtatttaacaataatatcttatgtcctttagaggagaaactgtgaattgtagaattttaaatacctgtcatcatccttggcttcactcattTTTGTTtgtaacactcttccattttcttctcgttgttagggtgggggatggggaggggcctcacaagtggagtagcccaGGGCCTCTCTttatctaaatctggccctgccaacAGGTCCCagagctggctggctgcctcTTCCGTTCCGCCTGACATTTAAGCTTCTCTGTGCCCCATTAATCTCTGCAGCCAAAGCCTCCCATTTCATTAAAAGGCACTGCTGCATGTTCAGCCCCTAAGCCAGGCCCAATGAGGAGGTCTCCAAGCATCCAGGTTTTGAGCGAGGGAGGTGGGTTTCCAATGTCTAGTGTTCCCTCATCTGGGCCAGGTGGGAGAACCCCTTAGGGCAGAAGGACAGAGCTGGAGCCCAGTGGGGCTGGCCGCTGGGCCCTTTACACCTTCCACAAAGTCTCTTCCATGGGGCTGACCGTGAGCCTGCTCTCCATTTTCTTGGGGGCCTTTTCTTTTGTCTGTACCGTGGGCGCCATCTGCACAGACTGCTGGCAGGTAAGAAGAGCAAGCCATTTCTCTTGCCACTCTTCAGAAAGGGTCTGGGAGGGGCACCTGGTTGGTTGCTTGGGTGCCAGGAATAAGACATGTGCTCCAAATGTCCCTGTTTGCCATATTTCCTTGTCCCTTTCTCAGATTGAGGGCTCAGAGAGGGAAATCACTGTCCCTGATTCTTGCCTTTTACAGATGTCTTGTTAAAACTCTGTCTGTGGCCATGCTTCAGGGTTCAGCTTCCTCTCCAAGGAGTTTCTAGAATGGGGAGGGACAGCTGCTGGTCCCTAATTTCATCTATCGAATACTGGAGGGAAATAGAAGGGAATGGGAAGGGCTAGGGGTTTAATGTAGGTCTACGATTTCATTGCTTTGTGCATAATTGGGCTTTTCGTTCCCTTAGGGATCAGAGAGTGGGGGTATGTATTAGTTCCTAAGGGTTTAAGCAAAGTTGGTGGGGATTTTAAAGGGGGTTAGTTGCTTCCAGGGGTGTCGCTAGGTATTTTAAAGCATTTGAAATTGAGGCACAGGCCCACGACCCAGATTTGCATCAGATTTTCATATGCTCATTTATAACAGTCTTTGGGCAATTTCAGAGGGCATGTGAttggagggggggtggaggaatttTGTCATTGCTGTGCTTTGTAAGTATTTTTTGTCATTGCTGTGCTTTGTAAGTAAGTGGTAGGAGCTTTTTAGAAAGCTCATAAAACCTTGAGAACTTCCCCATAAAATTCACAGAATGGTCTACAGGTGAGCCAATATTATCATAGTTACTTTATTAAAATTACAacccatccctccagatgttatccGTCTAGTACCTGTTACTGAGGCTGTGGCATTGgctgtatacatttaaagcacatgtatcCTCCTCTCAAAagaaataatcctgggaactgtagttaagaactgtaaaccacagttcccagaattctttgtggtaAGGAAATGCTTAAGATGCCTGGTGCATGTGTAGTCTCTGCTATGATCTAGCTGCCAGCAGATTGCCCTGTCTTAGCTGCTGCACTGCTTCAACTGAACTGTTGTCTAAGCGTTTTAGCCCTGAGTGGTCCATCTATTGAGGACCAGTAACTGATCTGAGGCTCCCTTGCTCCTGCCTCCCCTTCACCCCCATCTCTTCCAGGTGAACAGCAAAGGCTCTGTGGTCCTCAGCATGCGTTGCCGAGGCCTATGGGGAGAGTGTGTTTGGGACAAGTTTGTCAAAATCTGGACCTGCGATGTCTTCAGTTCTTACCTGAACCCGCATCCCGGTAAAGTCACGTCCCAAATCTGACTATCGAGCCCCACCAAGCTGCTGTCAAGGACAGCTCCCTGGTtggcagggacatgggtggcactgtgggttaaaccacagagcctaggacttgccaatcagaaggtcagcggttcgaatccccgtgacgggggggggggctcccattgctcggtccctgctcctgccaacctagcaaagcatatcagtgcaagtagataaataggtaccgctctggtgggaaggcaaacggtgtttccgtgcgctgctctggttcgccagaagtggcttagtcatgctggccacatgacccggaagctgtacgccggctccttcggccaataaagcgagatgagcacctcatcctcagagtcggtcatgactggacctaatggtcaggggtccctttacctttaccctggttGGCACAGCAGTGGCGGCAGGCAATGGACCTTGACATGGTTGGGTGGTGGACAGGAAAGCGAATGGGAGGCATTGTCCAAACACTGGGATGTCTGCACTGAGTGCAGCAAACTGGTTTTGCTGCTGTAAAATCACTAAATTGGTTTTTCTTGGCTGTGCACATGCAGTACTATGACCTTCCCACGGGGGGCAACCAAGGCTGTGTGAAAAAAAGATAATTACTGGTCTGTGCCAAGTGGCTGGCTTCTGACCACAGAAGCTGTTGGTTGGTAAACTGACACCTCCCTTTCACTTCCTCTTCTCCATTTATAACTTGCCACAGTCCCAGGAGATCGCTGGGGCTCTAGAAATCCATTATTTCACACCCACAAATGGAATTCCTGGTTATTTCAGTTCTTCTCCTGCTTTCTGGGCTTTCAATTTACTGACATCATTTCTCTATGAGGCAAAGGGGCTGCCAGTCACTACAAATCAACGTTGTGAACAACCAACCTCACTGCCATAGGGTGATTGGAAGGCCAACAGAATAtttgcatgtttttatttatttttctaaataTAAAGAATTTGGGGGTTTATTAGCACAGGCTCTGGGGATGGCCATTAGCTTATAtggctaaaaaacaacaactactaccTGGAACCATGCTAGCTTGGAATAGAGCCTCCACATTCAGGGCAGTCTACCTTTGACTTTCAGGTGACTGTGCCCTTACACTCTGGTCCAGAGCATCCATAGGCATCAAGTTGTCTGCCGTTGGGAGGAAAGATGCTAGAAAAAGGAGCTTTTGGTCAGATTTGAGAAGGCTTTGTCTGTAAGATCACTCCACATTTTAGCTGTGGGGTGCTGAGAATAATTGAGAGGACGATGCTCCAGTCTAGAACTGTGTTGTGTTTGCTCTAAGGCAGGTGCTTTCGATGACTCACCGCGATGGCCAGGGCTGATGTAAtccaaaacatttcttttttctttttaaaatcatttttattggtttcacAAAAGTACAAATATACACACACTAGTAAAAACATATCAATATAAAGAGATTCTCTGGATCTCAAGactttcccccatcccctccatggggtctcattttaaacatctacaactgcatattcatccgtactccaatttttatatcaaaccatattgtccatagtaatttttacactacaagtgaatccaaatcctgctcttgtttccatctgcttacagtggtctcctaagtaacttataattttttcccattcttttataaaggtatttatcctcttggtttctgagttttccactcagctttgccatctcggcatagtccatcagcttggtttgccattcttctctggtagggactttgtcttctttccaactctgggctaataacatctgggcagctgttgttccatactttaaaagtattttctgctcctttggtatgtcggtacctgtaattcctaataaaaaagcttctggcttcttaacaaaggttattttaagcattttttttatttcattatatatatcatctccaacctggtgcttccaaatgttttggactacaagaagcagagggacgcaggtggcgctgtgggttaaaccacagagcctaggacttgctgatcagaaggtcggcggttcgaatccctgcgacggggtgagctcccgttgttcagtcccagctcctgcccacctagcagtttgaaagcacatcaaagtgcaagtagataaataggtaccgctccggcaggaaggtaaacagcatttccgtgcgctgctctggttcgccagaagtggcttagtcatgctggccacatgacccggaagctgtacgccggctcccttggccaataaagcgagatgagcgccgcaaccccagagtcagtcatgactggacctaatggtcaggggtccatttacccttacaagaagcagaaagaaacatTTCGAAGCACCAGGTTGGAGGAAGACTCCTTTATGATTTGCTGGTCCATCGTCAGAGACAGGTACTGGGACAAAccacccctgcctccccccccccaaacaaagcaGACCCTGCAGTCCCATATTTAACAGTCCCATACTGATCTTGTCCCCACTCAAAACCATGCTGGTGTGTTCCTGGTCACTTCCTGGGGCTTGACCTATGTATCTTCCTTCAGGGGCCATTATCATTGCAAGAGCCTCACTCATCACATCTGCCATCGCAGgggctgcagccttcatctgcctcctCTCAGGATGTCCATATTTCCGCTGCTTCCAAGAGGCCACGGCCAAGTGGcgctgcctctgcctctccaCGGGATGCTATCTCTTTGCAGGTATGTCCTCCGCTGAAGACCAGAGGCTTtcaacacaagagccctctctatTAGATGAAAGCAGTGCCGAGGGACAGGTAAAGCCCATGCAAGCTAGCTCACACTTCTTTTTGATTGCAGTGTCATTGATGAGCCCTGCCATTGGGCAAAGAGAGACACCTCCCTCAGTCGGCAGAATCAGATGAGCCACAGGTCCTCTGCCCTAGTCACTCCTCCTTGAGCCTTCCCATGACACATAGATCAGGCTGCACAATTCTTTATTGCAGAAGAAAGTGGGGAAGCATGCCTAGACCCATGGGATATTGCTACATGTGACCCCACTCTGAGTGGTGAGAGATTTCAGCATtcacccagggtttggtttccttggaatgaaggtcattgGAGACTGTGGAGTCTTTAGAGTTTTATTTGCATGTATGAGCAAAGGATAGCAGTGCTTGTGGCTTGGAGACTCCAGCAGGTCTTGCTTCCACATTAGGGTTCCAGGGAAGCCCCACGTCACAACTCatgggtccagcacagagcaagatgTGCCTCTATGTCTCgagcttccagcatcagccaaaacacacaaacatacttGCTTACACAGCCCTGTGTACATAAGACTAAAAGTTTCACAACTTCAGAGCAGCTCttgttttatggttctcttttCTGGGATGGAAGGAGGTCAGCCCAGAGCAGTGACTCAAGCAGAGAATCAGCAGACAGCTTCTTCTTTGGACAGGCActttgggaagaactttctggctgttttggaaggtgatggactctccttccttgggggtttctaaacagaggttggatggccatctgccacggattctttagctgtgattctacaattctacaattcaatgattcacAAGAGTCTTAAATTACTGGATTTCTGTATCCCTTGCAGCATACCAGTGGGTCTGGCACCATGGGTATAGCTGGGGGGGGCAATTTCCCttccaaatcaagtaaataaataaaaacaattaactaaaagtagaaattgtagactttgacagatttttctgagcacttggagtcaaaagaaagtaatttaaaacaactgttgtagAGACATTTCATTCTAGACAGAGGATGATGGCAAGTGGttgccctgctcccccccccaacataaatcctggctacgcccatgtctgGCACCCAATTTGGGAATTCCCAAGCTGAAGACttgcaggaagggaggaggacatgggcatagccaaaggAGGGGGGGACAGGGAGGGACAGCTaacccccctaaatcaataaaaattaataaaaatacatagctaactgaggttctgcccccctcacAAAAATCATGGCTATgcccatgtgggggggggggagaaagtaaaTAAGTTCTGCACTCCAAGTTCATAAGAGTTCACacctctctccctttccttttaggctTTTTGTCCTGCATTGGCGTGATCAGATATTGCCTGTATGTCTTCTTCCAGCACCAGTATGAGGTATTTCCCCTGTCTGCTATGGCTGTGTGTCCTTTTTCACCCACCCTTCTTGTGGTGGTTGTATTGTACAACACGCGGAGAAATAGTGCTGGCAGCCGACTCTTACTCCAGCACAGACAATGGCGAGATGCTTGAAGGCAGAGGGCTAGCCTAGGGCAGCGCTGTGCCAGAATgccctccctcttttttaaacAGTGTCCCATCCCTTAATGagaaaaataaattgcatttcaAAATTACCAAAAGGACAAGAACGTTTCGGTGAGATTCCCATGGGTGGGGTGCAGGGCTTTGGTCACACCTTGCTTTCAAATAGTGCTGAAGAGCATTTGTGAGTCTCCtgtccagggctggcccacccatgagacatgctgaggcagttgcctcaggcggcagcttGGACAGATGCATCCAGGTTTGCTTGGAGAGCCTCCTCTTCaatctccttccttctccctccctgtgaggcaggttaggcccctaaggccacccagtgagcatcatcgtgtctgggtggggatttgaaccctggtctcttctgggtcctagcccaacactctaaccactacaccacaccggctttCGCAATCAGCACTGTCCATAAAATCTGCCCGGTTGCGGTTTCCAACATGGCAGTCCCAGCTGACAatgtgtgggatgtaacataagcagtcatgtacaacacttcctgtttgcccagagtggacacacggGGATGCTACTctagccaggaggacttcctgtcacacctgtctGGAGGATCCTCCCCCTGGCTGTGTCCAGGTGTGAGCCTGTgagaccccataaaagggctggtcaagcagccatctttctctctcgaccattttctcttttatgcttttgctgtgtgctggctctcagccagaaGCACATGGGCTCAATCCCCATACTCTCTTCTGTAATTACAAGCTAAAGCTTGCCTTCAGGGAacctactgtgaactgaatgtgagtaaacttcttatcattacttttaaaagaagactgttgtgtctttattctttttaagagggaacaaaggggatttaccaggaacatagctgtcaacgtttcccttttttaaaggggaattcccttattctgagtaGGATtcatcgcaagaaaagggaaaagttgacagctacgacCAGGAACAAACCCGATCTGGACAAAGCCAGATTGGACTGCTAAAGTAAAGAGATTCAgacgaatctaccaactagcttcttGC contains:
- the LOC128419574 gene encoding claudin-16-like gives rise to the protein MGLTVSLLSIFLGAFSFVCTVGAICTDCWQVNSKGSVVLSMRCRGLWGECVWDKFVKIWTCDVFSSYLNPHPGAIIIARASLITSAIAGAAAFICLLSGCPYFRCFQEATAKWRCLCLSTGCYLFAGFLSCIGVIRYCLYVFFQHQYEVSLSIPGFPSFEYGYSLWMAVAGGLAAIAAAVTSYYEGVLLKTFSMSPAKEMPAGDATGTTWTYV